Proteins from a single region of Callithrix jacchus isolate 240 chromosome 12, calJac240_pri, whole genome shotgun sequence:
- the C12H16orf92 gene encoding fertilization-influencing membrane protein has product MRLRPQLLVWAWLAALGAIETAPRPKHAMVSALKTKSPSFLDRPDFFDYPDSDKARLLAVAQFIGEKPVVFINSGSSPGLFHHILVGFLVVVFFFLLFQFCTHINFQKGA; this is encoded by the exons ATGAGGCTGAGGCCACAGCTGCTGGTGTGGGCGTGGTTGGCTGCTCTGGGGGCCATCGAAACTG CACCCAGACCCAAGCATGCCATGGTGTCCGCCCTAAAGACAAAGTCTCCGAGCTTCTTAGACAGACCTGACTTCTTCGATTATCCAGACTCGGACAAAGCCAGGCTCCTGGCTGTGGCCCAGTTTATTGGAGAGAAACCTGTCGTGTTCATTAACTCAG GTTCCAGCCCCGGACTCTTCCATCACATCCTGGTGGGCTTCCTGGTGGTGgtgttcttcttcctccttttccagtTCTGCACCCACAT AAACTTCCAGAAAGGGGCCTAA